In Pseudofrankia saprophytica, one genomic interval encodes:
- a CDS encoding ATP-dependent helicase: protein MSTSSAVTRTTVTPSAVTPPVALTRPGADVRRYRLDRSAPAGSRPAEPARLDEAQRAVLEHRGGPLLVLAGPGTGKTTTLVEAVARRVEAGVDLGSILVLTFSRRAARELSERITARVGVPVGGAVAWTFHSWCYAVLREFPRPGDLSPRLLTGPEQFTRLRDLIEGSRELGRPRWPASLDVCLRTRGFGEEVEALLARVRELGFDPAGLQALAARAGRPDWSALAEFYTDYLDNLGYDGAVDYPELGHRAATLVEDPELGQPLRARYRAVLVDEYQDTDPAQERLLAALTAGGADLVAFGDPDQSIYAFRGARVRGLLDFPSRFPRADGSPADVRALGVCRRMAPAVLAASRQVASRLPMSGLPASALRAHRALVPAEPDQAGQVEALSFPSEAAETEAIVDLLRREHLAGGVAWHEMAVLTRSADALPPVARALTAAGVPVDLTGDEPPLAARPAAALLLTALRCADDPASLTAADARALLLSPLGGADPTGLRALGRALREHARAAETAEAAETADVTEAAAAEVGAVRGPASSAEMVRAALADPASIPDDLDTDLARPVAEAGALLREVRRRLRAGGTPQDALWALWEGTDWPARLRRASASGYGARRRAAEADLDAVVALFDAVDRLGERRGPGGGARGLIADLTSQDFAADNRAGAEIRPDAVRLLTAHRAKGLEWDIVVVRGVQDGAWPDLRAQHSLLGTEQLDTPERGGLRPPETPRDRWAEERRLFYVAVTRARRRLVVTAVDTAGEGAATAENGSRRSEFLTELGVAVADGSSWTPRPLTLASLVATLRRASVEATASPALRRAARRRLAALAAAADHAGRPLVPAAHPDRWWGVRDVTSSDVPVVPADEPIRLSGSSLTSLRDCSLRWFLEHEAHAGRPATTAQSFGRVVHALVDEVTAGRTPADLAALDARLETVWRHLAFEARWRSDQERAAAREALARFLDWHAAERGRVVVGSEERFGIDLTVDGRPIRLRGSIDRLELDDAGRVHVIDFKTGRAAVGTRDLAEHVQLGTYQLAVREGAVDDKVAPTSTSQPDPADRPETPASPDRPEAVRPTEAGDRRAVPGGAELVLLRRDADGDRVGPREPGAPTGSPQVQRQEALPAGRSWVDELLGQAVRTITTETFTPTPGPSCDYCSFRRSCPAWPAEGRQVVE, encoded by the coding sequence GTGTCCACCTCGTCCGCCGTCACACGAACGACCGTGACGCCGTCCGCCGTGACGCCGCCGGTCGCCCTGACGCGGCCGGGCGCCGACGTACGCCGCTACCGGCTCGACCGGTCGGCGCCGGCTGGGTCTCGCCCAGCCGAGCCGGCGCGGCTGGACGAGGCCCAGCGGGCGGTGCTGGAGCACCGGGGCGGGCCGCTGCTGGTGCTCGCGGGGCCGGGCACGGGAAAGACGACCACGCTGGTCGAGGCCGTCGCCCGCCGGGTGGAGGCGGGGGTGGATCTCGGCTCGATCCTCGTGCTGACGTTCAGCCGGCGGGCCGCGCGGGAGCTCTCCGAGCGGATCACCGCGCGAGTCGGTGTGCCCGTCGGCGGCGCGGTGGCCTGGACCTTCCATTCCTGGTGCTACGCGGTGCTGCGGGAGTTCCCGCGTCCGGGCGATCTGTCGCCGCGGCTGCTGACCGGCCCGGAGCAGTTCACCCGCCTGCGCGACCTGATCGAGGGCTCGCGCGAGCTCGGCCGGCCGCGCTGGCCGGCGTCGCTCGACGTGTGCCTGCGTACCCGGGGCTTCGGCGAGGAGGTCGAGGCGCTGCTCGCCCGGGTCCGTGAGCTCGGCTTCGACCCCGCCGGTCTGCAGGCGCTCGCCGCCCGCGCGGGGCGGCCCGACTGGTCGGCGCTCGCCGAGTTCTACACGGACTACCTGGACAATCTGGGTTACGACGGCGCGGTCGACTACCCGGAGCTCGGCCACCGGGCGGCGACGCTCGTCGAGGACCCGGAGCTCGGCCAGCCGCTGCGGGCCCGGTACCGGGCCGTCCTCGTCGACGAGTACCAGGACACCGACCCGGCACAGGAGCGGCTGCTGGCCGCGCTGACGGCGGGCGGGGCCGACCTGGTCGCGTTCGGCGACCCGGACCAGTCGATCTACGCGTTCCGGGGCGCGCGGGTGCGCGGCCTGCTCGACTTCCCCAGTCGGTTCCCGCGCGCCGACGGTTCGCCAGCGGACGTGCGCGCGCTCGGGGTATGCCGGCGGATGGCGCCGGCTGTGCTGGCCGCGAGCCGGCAGGTCGCCAGCCGGCTGCCGATGTCGGGCCTGCCAGCGTCCGCCCTGCGGGCCCACCGCGCGCTCGTCCCCGCCGAGCCGGACCAGGCCGGCCAGGTCGAGGCGCTGTCGTTCCCGTCCGAGGCAGCGGAGACCGAGGCGATCGTCGACCTGCTGCGCCGCGAGCACCTCGCGGGCGGGGTGGCCTGGCATGAGATGGCGGTGCTGACCCGATCCGCCGACGCGTTGCCGCCGGTGGCGCGGGCACTGACGGCGGCCGGGGTACCCGTCGACCTGACCGGTGACGAGCCGCCGCTGGCGGCCCGGCCGGCGGCGGCGCTCCTGCTCACCGCTCTTCGCTGCGCCGACGATCCCGCGTCGCTGACCGCGGCGGACGCCCGCGCGCTGCTGCTGTCCCCGCTGGGTGGCGCGGATCCGACCGGCCTGCGGGCCCTTGGCCGCGCGCTGCGTGAACACGCCCGCGCGGCAGAGACGGCCGAGGCCGCTGAGACGGCCGATGTGACCGAGGCGGCGGCAGCCGAGGTCGGTGCCGTGCGCGGGCCGGCCTCGTCCGCCGAGATGGTCCGGGCCGCTCTGGCCGACCCCGCGTCGATTCCGGACGACCTCGACACCGACCTCGCCCGCCCGGTGGCCGAGGCCGGCGCGCTGCTGCGTGAGGTACGCCGTCGGCTGCGGGCCGGCGGCACCCCACAGGACGCGCTCTGGGCGCTGTGGGAGGGCACCGACTGGCCGGCGCGGCTGCGGCGGGCCTCCGCCAGTGGCTATGGCGCGAGGCGACGCGCGGCCGAGGCCGATCTCGACGCCGTCGTCGCCCTGTTCGACGCGGTCGACCGGCTCGGCGAGCGGCGCGGGCCGGGCGGAGGCGCGCGCGGGCTGATCGCGGACCTGACCAGCCAGGACTTCGCCGCCGACAACCGGGCGGGCGCCGAGATCCGCCCGGACGCGGTCCGGCTGCTCACCGCGCACCGCGCCAAGGGCCTCGAATGGGACATCGTCGTCGTTCGCGGGGTCCAGGACGGAGCGTGGCCCGACCTGCGCGCGCAGCACTCGCTGCTCGGCACCGAGCAGCTGGACACACCCGAGCGAGGCGGCCTGCGCCCGCCGGAAACTCCCCGTGACCGCTGGGCCGAGGAGCGCCGGCTGTTCTACGTCGCGGTCACCCGAGCGCGGCGCCGGCTGGTCGTCACCGCCGTCGACACCGCGGGCGAGGGCGCCGCGACGGCCGAGAACGGCTCCCGGCGCAGCGAGTTCCTCACCGAGCTGGGCGTCGCGGTGGCGGACGGCTCGTCCTGGACGCCGCGGCCGCTCACCCTGGCGAGCCTGGTCGCCACCCTGCGCCGGGCGTCGGTCGAGGCCACGGCCAGCCCGGCGCTGCGCCGCGCGGCCCGCCGCCGGCTCGCGGCGCTGGCGGCGGCCGCCGACCATGCCGGCCGGCCGCTGGTGCCCGCCGCGCACCCCGACCGCTGGTGGGGCGTGCGTGACGTCACCTCGTCCGACGTTCCGGTCGTCCCGGCGGACGAGCCGATCCGGCTGTCCGGGTCGTCGCTGACGAGCCTGCGCGACTGCTCGCTGCGCTGGTTCCTGGAGCACGAGGCGCACGCCGGGCGCCCGGCGACGACGGCGCAGAGCTTCGGCCGGGTCGTGCACGCCCTCGTCGACGAGGTCACCGCGGGCCGTACCCCGGCCGACCTCGCCGCCCTGGACGCCCGCCTCGAGACGGTCTGGCGGCACCTCGCCTTCGAGGCCCGCTGGCGTTCGGACCAGGAGCGCGCGGCGGCGCGGGAAGCTCTCGCCCGGTTCCTCGACTGGCACGCGGCCGAGCGCGGCCGGGTCGTCGTGGGCTCGGAGGAGCGGTTCGGCATCGACCTGACCGTCGACGGACGCCCGATCCGGCTGCGCGGCTCGATCGACCGTCTAGAGCTCGACGACGCCGGCCGGGTGCACGTCATCGACTTCAAGACCGGCCGGGCGGCCGTCGGCACCCGCGACCTGGCCGAGCACGTCCAGCTGGGCACCTACCAGCTCGCCGTCCGCGAGGGCGCCGTCGACGACAAGGTCGCGCCGACGTCCACCTCCCAACCGGACCCGGCGGACCGGCCGGAGACACCGGCCTCGCCGGACCGGCCGGAGGCGGTGCGGCCCACGGAGGCCGGCGATCGGCGCGCCGTGCCCGGTGGCGCCGAGCTCGTCCTCCTCCGCCGCGACGCGGACGGGGACCGGGTGGGCCCCCGCGAGCCGGGCGCGCCCACCGGCTCACCCCAGGTCCAGCGGCAGGAGGCGCTGCCCGCCGGACGGTCCTGGGTGGACGAACTGCTCGGCCAGGCCGTGCGCACGATCACCACCGAGACGTTCACCCCAACACCGGGGCCGAGCTGCGACTACTGCTCGTTCCGGCGTTCCTGCCCCGCGTGGCCCGCCGAGGGCAGGCAGGTGGTCGAGTGA
- a CDS encoding ATP-dependent helicase yields MDASPLPEQAFDEQAFDEPTPGVAERPAGDRATRRADEALPALPVGAVPVATVALGTRPARPAGPPQPALPGFGGGADADAVLEDWFEAAAPGDRPGQGEETGGGGGEATAVEPGRLTREGLRGLLGVPFTEEQLDAICAPAAPGVIVAGAGSGKTSVMAARVVWLVAAVGVPAEQILGLTFTRKAAGELAERVRRALAQLRRARLAVAGADGGVGEPTVATYNSFASRLVADHALRLGLEPDCVLLPAAARYQLAAHVARGYPGRVEAFTGSMSALVEAVVALDGQCGEHLVDPDQLIAFDRRWLADVLAATERARARQNTATLVRDLRRLAFTARRRLELAELVKDYRATRRHRELLDYGDQITLAAQLAEQVPEVGVLLRRQYSVVLLDEYQDTSVAQRRLLAGLFGAAHPVTAVGDPAQAIYGWRGASASNLDRFPEHFRQADGTPAATYQLSVNQRSGGRLLTLANAVAERLPTRSVTVLRPRPESLLAGQTVVALHATWADEVRWVAGQLAERVLAGCPPRECAVLARSWSDVPALVTALTDEGLPVEVLGLGGLLSKPEIADIRATLEVLDDPTANPSLIRLLTGPRPRLGPRDLAALGRRATELLRAAPATRNPPAPAGPAGAGALDDAVADVDPSDVVSLADALAHPGDEISAEGARRVRALAAELAELRAHTGAGLVELVHRVVEATGLDVELELAAPRGTRGRENLAAFLRVAADFDRSAAGYDDASGRASLTSFLSFLRAGEQYERGLDADVAGAGKAVQVLTMHGAKGLEWDVVAVPNISRGSFPDSTVGERWTTSPSVLPTPLRGDAEDLPEFAVADDRAAFDRFADQCREQAEHEERRLAYVAFTRARSALITSGHWWGPTQKKPRGPSSFLDELRGHAQRVGNGRVDHWADIPLEKTNPALETPPEYVWPAPMDAAAGGARREAADAVRDLLTGTPTAAVLAAAAAAGVPEAPHVLGAPEVLGAPEVRSAAATVAAVAEIAAADDRAGMTAQERALLDALDQETRLLLDEELAARAPVRRVPLPTGLTATQVMKLRADPDGLARELVRPLPRRPVPAASRGIRFHTWVEEIFDRRPLLDHEDLPGAEDDHLDDAELRVLKEAFLAGPYGGRRPLAVETPFELPIGGRVVRGRIDAVYDLGGGRYEVVDWKTGATAADPVQLALYRLAWARLRGIPPGAVDGAFYYVRDSRLTRPELPTEADLVGLLRPPRTP; encoded by the coding sequence ATGGACGCGTCACCGCTTCCGGAGCAGGCGTTCGACGAGCAGGCGTTCGACGAGCCGACTCCCGGCGTCGCCGAGCGCCCCGCCGGGGACCGTGCCACCCGCCGCGCGGACGAGGCCCTGCCCGCCCTGCCCGTCGGCGCCGTCCCGGTGGCGACCGTCGCGCTCGGGACGCGGCCGGCCCGGCCGGCCGGCCCGCCGCAGCCCGCCCTCCCCGGGTTCGGCGGCGGCGCGGACGCCGACGCGGTCCTCGAGGACTGGTTCGAGGCGGCCGCGCCAGGCGACCGTCCCGGACAGGGGGAGGAGACCGGGGGTGGCGGGGGCGAGGCCACCGCCGTCGAGCCGGGCCGGCTGACCAGGGAGGGACTGCGCGGCCTGCTCGGCGTTCCCTTCACCGAGGAGCAGCTGGACGCGATCTGCGCGCCCGCGGCCCCCGGCGTGATCGTCGCCGGCGCGGGCTCCGGCAAGACGTCGGTGATGGCCGCGCGGGTGGTCTGGCTGGTCGCCGCGGTCGGGGTGCCCGCTGAGCAGATCCTCGGCCTCACCTTCACGCGCAAGGCCGCCGGCGAGCTGGCCGAGCGGGTCCGCCGGGCCCTGGCCCAGCTGCGCCGCGCGCGCCTGGCCGTCGCGGGTGCGGACGGCGGCGTCGGCGAACCGACTGTCGCGACCTACAACTCGTTCGCCAGCCGGCTGGTCGCCGACCACGCGCTGCGGCTGGGCCTGGAGCCCGACTGCGTCCTGCTGCCCGCCGCCGCCCGATACCAGCTCGCCGCGCACGTCGCCCGCGGCTACCCGGGCCGCGTCGAGGCGTTCACCGGCTCCATGTCCGCGCTCGTCGAGGCGGTCGTGGCCCTCGACGGCCAGTGCGGCGAGCACCTCGTCGACCCGGACCAGCTGATCGCCTTCGACCGGCGCTGGCTCGCGGACGTGCTCGCGGCGACGGAACGCGCCCGCGCCCGGCAGAACACGGCCACCCTGGTACGGGACCTGCGCAGGCTGGCCTTCACCGCGCGTCGCCGCCTCGAGCTAGCGGAGCTGGTCAAGGACTACCGCGCCACCCGCCGCCACCGGGAGCTGCTCGACTACGGCGACCAGATCACGCTCGCCGCCCAGCTGGCCGAGCAGGTGCCCGAGGTCGGCGTGCTGCTGCGCAGGCAGTACTCGGTGGTGCTCCTGGACGAGTACCAGGACACCTCGGTGGCCCAGCGCCGGCTGCTGGCCGGGCTGTTCGGCGCGGCGCACCCGGTCACGGCCGTCGGCGACCCGGCGCAGGCCATCTACGGCTGGCGCGGCGCCTCGGCGAGCAACCTCGACCGGTTCCCCGAGCACTTCCGCCAGGCCGACGGCACACCGGCGGCGACCTACCAGCTGTCGGTGAACCAGCGCAGTGGCGGGCGGCTGCTCACCCTCGCCAACGCCGTCGCCGAGCGCCTGCCGACCAGGTCCGTCACCGTCCTGCGGCCACGGCCGGAGTCCCTGCTCGCCGGGCAGACCGTGGTCGCGCTGCACGCCACCTGGGCCGACGAGGTTCGCTGGGTCGCCGGCCAGCTCGCCGAGCGGGTCCTGGCGGGATGCCCGCCACGGGAGTGCGCCGTGCTCGCCCGGTCCTGGTCGGACGTGCCGGCGCTGGTGACGGCGCTGACGGACGAGGGCCTGCCCGTCGAGGTGCTCGGGCTCGGCGGCCTGCTGTCCAAGCCCGAGATCGCCGACATCCGGGCGACGCTGGAGGTGCTCGACGACCCCACGGCGAACCCGTCGCTGATCCGCCTGCTGACCGGGCCGCGGCCGCGGCTCGGCCCCCGAGACCTCGCCGCGCTCGGCCGCCGGGCGACCGAGCTTCTGCGCGCCGCCCCCGCCACGCGAAACCCGCCGGCGCCGGCGGGGCCGGCGGGAGCGGGGGCGCTGGACGACGCGGTCGCGGACGTCGACCCGAGCGACGTCGTCTCGCTGGCCGACGCCCTCGCCCACCCGGGCGACGAGATCTCCGCCGAGGGCGCCCGGCGGGTGCGCGCGCTCGCGGCGGAGCTCGCCGAGCTGCGCGCGCACACCGGCGCGGGGTTGGTAGAGCTGGTCCACCGCGTGGTCGAGGCGACGGGCCTCGACGTCGAGCTGGAGCTCGCCGCGCCGCGCGGGACCCGGGGCCGGGAGAACCTCGCGGCCTTCCTGCGGGTCGCGGCGGACTTCGACCGCTCGGCCGCCGGCTACGACGACGCGAGCGGGCGAGCCTCGCTCACCTCGTTCCTGAGCTTCCTGCGGGCCGGCGAGCAGTACGAGCGGGGGCTGGACGCCGACGTCGCCGGCGCGGGCAAGGCCGTCCAGGTGCTCACCATGCACGGCGCCAAGGGCCTGGAATGGGACGTCGTCGCCGTGCCCAACATCAGCCGTGGGTCGTTCCCCGACAGCACCGTCGGCGAGCGGTGGACGACCTCGCCTTCGGTGCTGCCGACCCCGCTGCGCGGCGACGCCGAGGACCTGCCGGAGTTCGCCGTCGCCGACGACCGGGCGGCGTTCGACCGGTTCGCCGACCAGTGCAGGGAGCAGGCGGAGCACGAGGAGCGCCGCCTCGCCTACGTGGCGTTCACCCGGGCACGCTCGGCGCTGATCACCAGCGGCCACTGGTGGGGCCCCACCCAGAAGAAGCCGCGCGGCCCGTCGTCGTTCCTCGACGAGCTGCGCGGGCACGCCCAGCGGGTGGGCAACGGCCGGGTGGACCACTGGGCCGACATCCCCCTGGAGAAGACCAACCCCGCGCTCGAGACGCCGCCGGAGTACGTCTGGCCGGCGCCGATGGACGCGGCCGCGGGGGGCGCCCGGCGGGAGGCCGCGGACGCGGTCCGCGACCTGCTCACGGGTACGCCGACCGCCGCCGTCCTCGCCGCGGCCGCGGCTGCCGGGGTTCCCGAGGCACCGCATGTGCTGGGGGCTCCGGAGGTGCTGGGGGCCCCGGAGGTCAGGAGCGCCGCCGCCACGGTGGCGGCCGTCGCCGAGATCGCCGCGGCGGACGACCGCGCCGGGATGACCGCGCAGGAGCGGGCGCTGCTCGACGCCCTGGACCAGGAGACCCGGCTGCTGCTCGACGAGGAGCTCGCCGCGCGCGCGCCGGTCCGCCGGGTGCCGCTGCCGACAGGGCTCACGGCGACGCAGGTGATGAAGCTGCGCGCGGACCCGGACGGGCTCGCCCGGGAGCTGGTCCGCCCCCTGCCGCGCCGGCCCGTCCCCGCGGCGAGCAGGGGTATCCGCTTCCACACCTGGGTCGAGGAGATCTTCGATCGCCGCCCGCTGCTCGACCACGAGGACCTGCCTGGCGCCGAGGACGACCACCTCGACGACGCGGAGCTGCGCGTCCTGAAGGAGGCCTTCCTCGCCGGTCCGTACGGCGGTCGGCGCCCGCTGGCCGTCGAGACGCCGTTCGAGCTGCCGATCGGCGGCCGGGTGGTGCGCGGCCGCATCGACGCCGTCTACGACCTGGGTGGCGGCCGCTACGAGGTGGTCGACTGGAAGACCGGCGCGACCGCCGCCGACCCGGTCCAGCTCGCGCTCTACCGCCTGGCCTGGGCCCGGCTGCGCGGCATCCCGCCGGGCGCCGTCGACGGGGCCTTCTACTACGTCAGGGACAGCCGCCTGACCCGCCCGGAACTGCCGACCGAGGCGGACCTCGTCGGCCTCCTGCGGCCGCCCCGCACCCCCTGA
- a CDS encoding nucleoside hydrolase, with product MRLVIDSDGGIDDAAAIVWLCGRPDVEIAAVTAVGGNVEVRQAARNLRIILEAGGRPDVPVYVGAEPTDPAPPITRPVFIHGEDGLGDVGLADPRRGADEDTPAVEVLVREMRRGASLLTLGPLTNLAAAVRADAAAAASSRLTLMGGSARAQGNARPSAEANVANDPLAAATALAAGWSAPPVMVGLDVTHEATLRDVEFAALAARRTAASAFLYGPLSFYRRNAGSLCAEGETPCHDLLAAMAVVRPDILGVETLPVAVDTGGSAAWGQTVVDLRQLGWRRHRAEPEISAIPAASGAAPGRGPDGNADGIGAPVSVGLTVDVDFFRAAIRELAGEPRT from the coding sequence ATGCGACTTGTCATCGACAGCGACGGCGGGATCGACGACGCGGCGGCGATCGTCTGGCTGTGCGGGCGGCCGGACGTCGAGATCGCGGCCGTCACCGCGGTGGGCGGCAACGTCGAGGTGCGCCAGGCCGCCCGTAACCTGCGGATCATCCTCGAGGCGGGTGGCCGCCCCGACGTCCCGGTGTACGTCGGGGCGGAACCGACGGACCCGGCGCCGCCCATCACCCGGCCGGTGTTCATCCACGGCGAGGACGGGCTGGGTGACGTCGGGCTCGCCGACCCGCGCCGCGGCGCCGACGAGGACACACCCGCCGTCGAGGTGCTGGTCAGGGAGATGCGCCGGGGCGCGTCACTGCTGACGCTGGGGCCCCTGACCAACCTGGCGGCGGCTGTACGCGCCGACGCGGCGGCGGCCGCCTCGAGCCGGCTGACGCTGATGGGCGGCAGCGCGCGCGCCCAGGGCAACGCCCGGCCGAGCGCCGAGGCCAACGTCGCGAACGACCCGCTCGCCGCGGCCACGGCGCTCGCCGCCGGCTGGTCGGCGCCACCGGTGATGGTCGGCCTGGACGTCACCCACGAGGCGACCCTGCGCGACGTCGAGTTCGCCGCGCTCGCGGCGCGGCGGACCGCCGCGTCGGCCTTCCTCTACGGGCCGCTGTCGTTCTACCGCCGCAACGCCGGCTCGCTGTGCGCCGAGGGCGAGACGCCCTGCCACGACCTGCTGGCGGCGATGGCCGTCGTCCGACCGGACATCCTCGGCGTCGAGACGCTGCCGGTCGCGGTCGACACCGGTGGCAGCGCCGCCTGGGGCCAGACGGTCGTGGACCTACGCCAGTTGGGTTGGCGGCGCCACCGCGCCGAACCCGAGATCTCCGCGATCCCCGCGGCGTCCGGGGCCGCTCCCGGCCGCGGGCCGGACGGCAACGCCGACGGCATCGGAGCTCCGGTCTCGGTCGGTCTCACGGTCGACGTCGACTTCTTCCGCGCGGCGATCCGCGAGCTCGCGGGTGAGCCGCGAACCTGA
- a CDS encoding endonuclease/exonuclease/phosphatase family protein: MRLGTFNVMNGRSPRDGNVDLARFRAAVTSLRCDVLALQEVDVGQPRSGGADLGAVAADALGAGEDAWRFAATVYGIPGLGWRPADGVRSPDEPAYGIALISRFPVRGWQVVPLGRAPVRSPIAVPGPDGRPRLILLADEPRVAIVARLATPAGSLTVASTHLSFVPGWNASQLRRLTRALRADDTPDGVGEATVILGDLNLPGPLPRVLTGWRRLAAAPTYPAHAARVQFDHVLARGAVPPVVAARAEQTAISDHRALLVDLASAGDGGP; the protein is encoded by the coding sequence GTGCGGCTGGGGACGTTCAACGTGATGAACGGCCGCTCGCCGAGGGACGGGAACGTCGACCTGGCACGGTTCCGCGCGGCCGTCACGTCCCTGCGCTGCGACGTGCTGGCGCTGCAGGAGGTCGATGTCGGCCAGCCCCGGTCCGGGGGCGCCGATCTGGGCGCGGTCGCGGCCGACGCGTTGGGGGCCGGGGAGGATGCCTGGCGGTTCGCGGCGACCGTGTACGGCATCCCGGGCCTCGGCTGGCGGCCGGCCGACGGGGTCCGCTCCCCCGACGAGCCCGCCTACGGCATCGCGCTGATCAGCCGTTTTCCCGTCCGTGGGTGGCAAGTGGTGCCGCTCGGGCGGGCGCCGGTGCGCTCGCCGATCGCCGTGCCCGGGCCGGACGGGCGGCCGCGGCTGATCCTGCTGGCGGACGAGCCGCGGGTCGCGATCGTCGCCAGGCTGGCCACACCCGCCGGGTCGCTCACCGTCGCGAGCACGCACCTGTCCTTCGTTCCCGGCTGGAACGCCTCGCAGCTACGCCGCCTCACCCGGGCCCTGCGCGCCGACGACACCCCCGACGGCGTCGGCGAGGCGACGGTGATCCTCGGCGATCTGAACCTGCCGGGGCCGCTGCCGCGGGTGCTCACCGGCTGGCGGCGGCTGGCCGCCGCGCCGACGTACCCGGCGCACGCCGCGCGGGTGCAGTTCGACCATGTCCTTGCCCGCGGCGCCGTACCGCCGGTCGTCGCCGCGCGGGCCGAGCAGACGGCGATCTCCGACCACCGGGCCCTGCTCGTCGACCTCGCGTCGGCCGGCGACGGCGGTCCGTAG